Part of the Sphingobacterium sp. LZ7M1 genome, AAATATTTTAATTAACTTTGAGGGCTACCTTTGGTAGCCTTTTTATTTTAATTTATATCTATGTCGAGTACATTAAAAAATCTATCTGATTTTTCCCATTTACAGGTGGGCAATGCTGAGAATCTGAAATTTGCGATTGTAGTTTCTCAATGGAATGCCCAAATCACAGGAGCTTTATTGAATGGAGCATATAAAGGATTATTAGAAAACGGAGCGAAAGAAGAGAACATTGAATTAATTGAAGTACCTGGGAGCTATGAATTGATCTCAGGGAGCGACATTGCCTTGCGTAATCAAGAATTGGACGCCGTGATTACCTTAGGCTGTGTAATCCAAGGTGAAACAAGACATTTTGACTTTATCTGTGATGCGGTAGCCAATGGTATCGCGCAGGTAGGGATCAAATATAATAAACCGGTAATTTTTGGCGTATTAACAACAGACAACCAAGAACAGGCATTGGACAGAGCAGGTGGCAAGCACGGAAATAAAGGTGAAGAAGCTGCCATTACGGCAATCCAAATGGGCCTAATCCATAAAAACCATTAATGGTATTGTTTTTGATATCTAGGAGGTTATGAAACAAAATACACATACGGACCAGGCAACTCAATCATTCCCAATTTGATTTTGGGGTTGCAGCATTATGCACGTAGTGAATTCCTCTCATATTATCACAAAATTCAGTATTATGAAACAACAGAAGAATATAGTTTTCTATATCTATTTAATATTTGCTGCCATCACTATTTCTCCAGCAGTCCTATTGGCGCAGTCCAATGGCATTGTCGATAAAATCTGGAATGCAGTAGGTGGTAAGAACAAATGGGAAACCACAAAGTATATTATGTTTACCGTATCGGGGAACAGCAAATACCCTGCTATCAGCGGAAACAGAAAGTTCTTATTGGATAAACAAACTGGGAATGTTCGTTTTGAAGGTACGCTGAACAATGAAAATGTAGTAGCATTGTTAAATGTTCAGAACCAAAAATTAAACCATGTATATGATGAAAATGGTGCTGAAATGGCCGTACAGACCTATAAGGAATTATTGCCTGATTTGATCGCTCAGTACAACATTGACTTGAAGGTGCTTTCTTTACCGATCACCATTATGTCGTCAAATATCAGTTCGCAGAGCAGTAGCAAGATCATCAATGCAGAGAAACTTCAGAAATTGGACTTCTCGAATTTCTTAGGTAACTCAGGAAGCTTTTATGTCAGTGAAGAGTCTGGGCTGGTGAAACGTTTGGACTATGACAATAAGAGCTATTTGGTGAACGGCTATAAGGATATTGGTAATGGGTTGATCTTACCTACAACCTT contains:
- the ribH gene encoding 6,7-dimethyl-8-ribityllumazine synthase; translated protein: MSSTLKNLSDFSHLQVGNAENLKFAIVVSQWNAQITGALLNGAYKGLLENGAKEENIELIEVPGSYELISGSDIALRNQELDAVITLGCVIQGETRHFDFICDAVANGIAQVGIKYNKPVIFGVLTTDNQEQALDRAGGKHGNKGEEAAITAIQMGLIHKNH